A genomic window from Arthrobacter globiformis includes:
- the arfB gene encoding alternative ribosome rescue aminoacyl-tRNA hydrolase ArfB — protein MDLEVSPALTIPSSELAWRFSRSSGPGGQHVNTSDSRVELSWNVRDSTALSDGQRLMLLTRLGRRITAGVITVTASERRSQLRNREIALAKLADLLAEGLAPEAARRRATKPTRGSNRRRLAAKEQRAATKRQRQRPSAE, from the coding sequence ATGGATCTGGAGGTGTCGCCCGCGCTCACGATTCCCTCGTCGGAGCTCGCCTGGCGGTTCTCGCGTTCATCAGGGCCAGGCGGGCAACACGTCAACACCTCGGACAGCCGCGTTGAGCTCTCCTGGAACGTTAGAGACTCCACGGCCCTTTCCGACGGCCAACGGCTGATGCTGCTCACGCGTCTCGGCCGACGAATCACCGCCGGGGTGATCACCGTGACCGCCTCCGAGCGGCGCTCCCAACTGCGCAACCGCGAGATCGCCCTCGCCAAGCTCGCAGACCTCCTGGCAGAGGGTCTTGCGCCCGAAGCTGCCCGCCGCCGGGCGACAAAACCCACCCGCGGCTCCAACCGCCGGCGCCTCGCCGCAAAGGAACAACGGGCGGCCACGAAACGGCAACGACAACGACCGTCCGCCGAGTAG
- a CDS encoding glycoside hydrolase family 15 protein translates to MAAPIEDYALLSDLQTGPLIARNGSIDWLCFPRFDSPSLFSSLVGVESHGRWLLAPRQSEAAVVERHYVDSTFVLETVWKTSTGLAQVTDFMPVGHTGSSILRRVTGLEGQVEICQELIIRPRYGTVVPWSRRIQDGAAPGGMVLLAMAGPDAVALRGPHLPEAHAHGHSGDFRVAAGEVVDFELTWFPSHRPVPPAVDVDAALEQSIDYWTRWGSHCRSDGPYGGAVKRSLLVLRALTNYETGGIVAAPTTSLPEEFGGPRNWDYRFCWLRDAALTLESMLTHGYETEALQWRNWLLRALAGEPEDLQIMYGIGGERDLPESVLDHLPGYQDSRPVRIGNAAVAQFQADVVGEVMVALERLRLAGGKEDHFSWALQQILLGFVEKHIEDKDFGLWEMRGDPQFFTHSRVMMWAAFDCGIRAVRNHGLDGPADHWEHLRGQLRTEILREGFDPDLNSFTQTYGGGQTDAALLVMPQVGFLPYNDDRMLGTVARLEEELLTDDGLLLRYRTETGVDGLDPGEHPFLACSFWLVEQYARTGRKFEARNLMDKLVGFSNELGLLSEEYATKEGRMAGNFPQAFSHLALVRAADAMHGVDLLSLATEAKV, encoded by the coding sequence ATGGCTGCTCCCATTGAGGACTACGCGCTGCTGTCGGATCTCCAAACCGGGCCTCTGATCGCCCGGAACGGGAGCATCGACTGGCTCTGCTTCCCGCGGTTCGACTCCCCGTCGTTGTTTAGTTCCCTGGTGGGAGTCGAGAGTCATGGCCGCTGGCTCCTGGCTCCTCGCCAGTCCGAAGCAGCAGTGGTGGAGCGGCATTACGTCGATTCGACATTTGTGTTGGAAACAGTCTGGAAGACCTCCACGGGCCTGGCCCAGGTCACGGACTTCATGCCGGTGGGGCATACGGGTTCGTCGATTCTGCGCCGGGTCACCGGGCTGGAGGGGCAGGTGGAGATCTGCCAGGAACTCATCATCCGTCCGCGCTACGGCACGGTAGTGCCCTGGTCCAGGCGAATCCAGGACGGCGCGGCTCCCGGTGGAATGGTGCTTTTGGCCATGGCAGGCCCGGACGCCGTCGCGCTGCGGGGACCGCATCTGCCTGAGGCCCACGCGCATGGGCACTCGGGTGATTTCCGGGTAGCCGCAGGAGAGGTTGTCGACTTTGAACTGACGTGGTTTCCTTCACACCGGCCTGTCCCTCCTGCGGTCGACGTTGACGCTGCACTCGAACAGTCGATCGATTACTGGACGCGATGGGGCAGCCACTGCCGTTCAGACGGTCCTTACGGGGGCGCGGTGAAGCGTTCGCTGTTGGTGCTCAGGGCGCTGACGAATTATGAGACCGGTGGCATCGTTGCCGCGCCCACGACCTCCTTGCCGGAGGAGTTCGGCGGGCCGCGGAACTGGGACTACCGGTTCTGCTGGCTGCGTGACGCTGCATTGACGCTGGAGTCCATGCTTACCCACGGCTATGAAACTGAGGCCCTCCAGTGGCGCAACTGGTTGCTCCGGGCCCTCGCCGGCGAGCCCGAAGATCTGCAGATCATGTATGGCATCGGCGGCGAACGGGACCTGCCGGAGAGCGTCCTGGACCATCTGCCCGGTTATCAGGACTCACGGCCGGTGCGCATTGGAAATGCCGCGGTCGCACAGTTCCAGGCCGACGTCGTGGGGGAAGTGATGGTGGCGCTTGAAAGGCTCCGCCTGGCTGGCGGCAAGGAAGACCACTTCTCCTGGGCGCTGCAGCAAATCCTGCTCGGCTTCGTTGAGAAACACATCGAGGACAAAGACTTTGGACTCTGGGAAATGCGGGGAGACCCGCAATTCTTTACACATTCACGGGTCATGATGTGGGCCGCCTTCGACTGCGGCATACGTGCTGTCCGGAACCACGGCCTGGACGGACCGGCTGACCACTGGGAACACCTGCGCGGGCAGCTGCGGACGGAAATACTGCGCGAAGGATTCGACCCGGACCTCAACTCCTTCACGCAGACCTACGGCGGAGGGCAGACCGACGCAGCCTTGCTCGTCATGCCCCAGGTTGGGTTTCTTCCGTACAACGACGACCGGATGCTGGGAACCGTTGCGCGGCTGGAGGAGGAACTCCTCACCGACGACGGTCTGTTGTTGCGGTACCGCACCGAGACCGGCGTCGACGGGCTGGACCCGGGGGAACATCCCTTCCTAGCGTGTTCCTTTTGGCTGGTTGAGCAGTACGCGCGCACGGGCCGCAAATTTGAGGCGAGGAACCTCATGGACAAACTGGTGGGCTTTTCCAATGAACTGGGCCTGCTGAGCGAGGAGTACGCCACCAAGGAGGGACGGATGGCCGGCAACTTCCCGCAGGCGTTCTCGCATCTGGCACTCGTTCGGGCAGCTGATGCCATGCACGGAGTGGATCTGCTGAGCCTGGCTACCGAAGCAAAAGTCTGA
- a CDS encoding cupin domain-containing protein yields MSKTFQPTELFKGKLDEAPLGPPLAEVIGDEIPTRIGVPFTSDDSRILSGVWEAEPGISRWEFLERGEVIHVLEGRMVATEDGGEPVTLEAGTAGFFPIGWKGTWEIQERIRKFFVIFNA; encoded by the coding sequence ATGAGCAAAACCTTCCAGCCCACTGAACTCTTCAAGGGGAAACTAGACGAAGCTCCGCTCGGCCCTCCCTTGGCCGAGGTGATAGGCGACGAGATTCCAACGAGGATTGGTGTTCCCTTCACCAGCGACGACTCCCGCATCCTCTCCGGGGTCTGGGAAGCCGAACCGGGCATCTCGCGGTGGGAGTTCTTGGAGCGCGGCGAGGTCATTCACGTCCTCGAAGGGCGCATGGTGGCCACCGAGGATGGCGGCGAACCGGTCACCCTGGAGGCGGGAACCGCAGGCTTCTTCCCCATTGGGTGGAAAGGAACCTGGGAAATCCAGGAACGTATCCGGAAGTTCTTCGTGATCTTCAACGCCTAA
- a CDS encoding MFS transporter, whose translation MTTTTAEGIGFRSRRGPILIALMLSTGLVAIDSTIVATAVPSIVDDVGGFTSFPWLFSAYLLAQAVSVPVYAKLSDVVGRKPIILSGIGLFLLGSILCGVAWSMPALIAFRVLQGLGAGAVQPVAITIAGDIYTLTERAKVQGYLASVWAVSSVVGPTLGGVFSSLGIWRGIFLVNIPLCLLAGWMLVRTFHENVERAKHRVDYLGAALLTFSLSLLILGALEGGQAWAWNSSISIAVFAAGALLFAAFLLVERRAAEPVLPPWVVSRPLLATTAMISFGVGAVMLGLTSYVPTFLEGALRTSPVFAGLALAALTVGWPISASQAGRFYLRIGFRRTALIGVTVTVIGTAVLALTASAPNILVAAAGCFVVGLGLGLVATPSLIAAQSSVEWNERGVVTGTNLFARSIGSSIGVAVFGAVANAIYAGAPNGVSDPQTIVSASTAVFLAVLVCALLTVAAVVAMPAADSKGTAPEAAAKANAASAQD comes from the coding sequence ATGACGACGACGACTGCCGAAGGAATCGGCTTCCGTTCCCGGCGGGGACCCATCCTTATTGCCCTGATGCTCTCGACAGGCCTGGTGGCGATCGATTCGACGATCGTTGCGACGGCGGTGCCTTCGATCGTGGATGACGTTGGCGGGTTCACTTCCTTTCCGTGGCTTTTTTCGGCCTATCTGCTGGCGCAGGCCGTCTCGGTGCCGGTGTACGCGAAGCTCTCGGACGTCGTCGGCCGTAAGCCGATCATCCTCAGCGGTATCGGTCTTTTCCTGCTCGGTTCGATCCTGTGCGGAGTGGCCTGGAGCATGCCGGCGCTCATCGCCTTCCGCGTGCTGCAGGGCCTGGGCGCGGGAGCAGTCCAGCCGGTGGCGATCACCATCGCCGGCGATATCTACACGCTGACCGAGCGGGCAAAGGTGCAGGGCTACCTTGCCAGCGTGTGGGCGGTCTCCTCCGTCGTTGGACCGACGCTCGGAGGCGTGTTCTCCTCGCTGGGCATCTGGCGTGGCATTTTCCTGGTGAATATCCCGCTTTGCCTGCTCGCAGGGTGGATGCTGGTCCGGACGTTCCACGAGAATGTGGAGCGCGCGAAGCACCGGGTCGACTATCTGGGGGCGGCACTGCTGACATTTTCCCTCAGCCTGCTCATCCTCGGGGCCCTCGAGGGCGGCCAGGCGTGGGCCTGGAACTCCTCCATCAGCATCGCCGTCTTTGCCGCCGGAGCTCTGCTGTTCGCTGCGTTCCTTCTCGTGGAGAGGCGGGCAGCGGAGCCGGTCCTGCCGCCGTGGGTCGTGTCCCGTCCGCTGCTGGCGACGACGGCGATGATCTCGTTCGGCGTCGGCGCGGTCATGCTTGGCCTCACCTCCTACGTTCCGACGTTCCTCGAAGGAGCCCTCCGGACCTCCCCGGTTTTCGCCGGGCTCGCCTTGGCGGCACTGACCGTGGGCTGGCCGATCAGTGCGTCCCAGGCGGGCCGGTTCTATCTCCGGATCGGGTTCCGGAGGACCGCCCTGATCGGCGTAACGGTCACGGTCATCGGGACAGCCGTTCTGGCCCTCACTGCCTCCGCACCCAACATATTGGTGGCAGCGGCAGGTTGCTTCGTCGTCGGACTTGGACTGGGACTGGTGGCGACCCCGAGCCTCATTGCCGCCCAGTCAAGCGTGGAATGGAATGAGCGCGGTGTAGTCACCGGCACAAATCTTTTTGCGCGGTCGATCGGCAGTTCCATTGGCGTCGCCGTTTTCGGGGCAGTAGCTAACGCGATCTACGCCGGTGCCCCCAATGGCGTTTCCGATCCGCAGACAATCGTGTCGGCGTCGACCGCGGTATTCCTGGCTGTCTTGGTCTGTGCGCTGCTTACCGTTGCCGCCGTCGTCGCGATGCCTGCCGCGGACAGCAAGGGCACCGCCCCGGAGGCGGCCGCCAAGGCCAATGCGGCGTCCGCACAGGACTAG
- the ftsW gene encoding putative lipid II flippase FtsW yields MTAKHPETSATGRSDILLRIGRLLGDESGDCTRPVILAVVLVLAALGLIEVASASSVESVAAGRDPYDLPLKQGMWTAAGIAIMFGLARLRTRHVRWLAWPLLGAAVVALGLVFTPLGMTVNGNRNWLGFGGFTVQPSEFAKLALIVWAAAVLSRKQALLHEWKHAVVPLLLPAGALIIGLVALGHDLGTAMIIMMILAATMFYGGVRMKVFGVAGILCAAGSLILAATSGNRVSRISSWLGAGSADDSQGVGYQALHGQYALASGGWLGVGLGQSRQKWNWIPEAHNDFIFTILGEELGLAGTLLVLMLFTVLGIAVFKVIARTQDTFARIVSSSVITWIIGQAVVNIAMVTGLLPVIGVPLPFISYGGSAMVSSMAGVGMILAVTRPQPVQTVRTKRQRAAVHSG; encoded by the coding sequence ATGACCGCCAAGCATCCAGAAACCAGTGCGACGGGTCGCAGCGATATTCTGCTCCGCATCGGACGGCTGCTCGGTGATGAGTCCGGGGACTGCACGCGGCCTGTCATCCTGGCGGTTGTGCTGGTACTGGCAGCACTCGGCCTCATCGAAGTGGCCTCCGCTTCATCGGTGGAGTCCGTGGCGGCCGGCAGGGACCCCTACGACCTTCCGCTGAAGCAGGGCATGTGGACGGCAGCCGGCATAGCCATCATGTTCGGCCTGGCCCGTCTACGGACCCGGCACGTCCGCTGGCTCGCCTGGCCGCTTCTGGGGGCCGCCGTCGTAGCGCTCGGCCTGGTGTTCACACCCCTGGGCATGACCGTGAACGGCAACCGGAACTGGCTGGGGTTCGGCGGTTTCACGGTCCAGCCTTCCGAGTTCGCGAAGCTCGCGCTCATCGTCTGGGCAGCGGCCGTCCTGTCCCGCAAGCAGGCACTGCTGCATGAGTGGAAGCACGCCGTCGTCCCGCTGCTCCTGCCGGCCGGCGCCCTCATTATCGGGCTTGTCGCCCTGGGCCATGACTTGGGCACGGCCATGATCATCATGATGATCCTGGCTGCCACGATGTTTTACGGCGGCGTCCGAATGAAGGTCTTCGGTGTCGCCGGGATTCTCTGCGCTGCCGGCTCCCTCATCCTGGCCGCCACGAGCGGTAACCGCGTATCCCGCATTTCGTCGTGGCTTGGTGCAGGTTCCGCTGACGATTCCCAGGGGGTCGGCTACCAGGCGCTGCACGGCCAGTACGCCCTGGCCTCCGGCGGCTGGCTGGGAGTGGGACTGGGGCAGAGCCGGCAAAAATGGAACTGGATCCCCGAGGCCCACAACGACTTCATCTTCACCATCCTTGGCGAAGAACTAGGCTTGGCTGGAACTCTCCTGGTGCTCATGCTGTTTACGGTCCTCGGCATCGCCGTTTTCAAGGTCATAGCCCGGACCCAGGACACGTTCGCCCGCATTGTCTCCTCCAGCGTGATCACCTGGATCATCGGTCAGGCCGTCGTGAACATCGCTATGGTTACCGGCCTGCTCCCGGTTATTGGCGTGCCCCTGCCGTTCATCTCCTACGGCGGCTCCGCCATGGTCTCCTCGATGGCCGGCGTCGGCATGATCCTGGCCGTCACCCGCCCACAGCCTGTTCAAACGGTTCGCACGAAGAGGCAGCGAGCGGCGGTGCACAGCGGCTGA
- a CDS encoding CHAD domain-containing protein, with product MLKVLERTHHQAEPVASSFLVDQVAALLCYDPSVRSGAQDASDAMNAAAGRVWSALGDRRLFNRAAVDGLRAELAWLTESLAPLSHLQHPHTTQGSAYQAAYDRALAALESERYFRLVADLQQFCSAPPVRQPRRRHLYGG from the coding sequence ATGCTGAAAGTTCTGGAGAGAACCCACCACCAAGCCGAGCCGGTCGCGTCATCCTTCCTTGTCGATCAGGTTGCGGCGCTGCTCTGTTACGACCCCAGCGTGCGGTCCGGCGCACAGGACGCCTCAGATGCCATGAATGCCGCGGCGGGCCGGGTGTGGTCCGCGCTCGGGGACCGCAGGCTGTTCAACAGGGCTGCGGTGGATGGGCTCCGGGCAGAGCTGGCCTGGCTCACCGAGTCCCTGGCTCCCCTCAGCCACCTCCAGCACCCGCACACCACCCAGGGAAGCGCATACCAAGCGGCATACGACAGAGCCCTCGCCGCCCTGGAATCCGAACGGTACTTCCGGCTGGTCGCCGACCTTCAACAGTTCTGTTCCGCTCCCCCGGTCAGGCAGCCACGGCGCAGGCACCTGTACGGGGGATGA
- a CDS encoding dihydrofolate reductase family protein, which produces MTEGMGRVVCDITVTADGYSAGLNQTEQRPFGDDGGDGSGDGLHGWMFKTPDENRTEIDRIVAAKAFIMGRNMFGPVRGEWNRQWNGWWGDDPPFHAPVFVLTHHAREPQPMDGGTTYHFVTDGIESALAQARAVAGDDDVAIGGGATTINQYLAAGLIDELRLHIAPLTFGAGTRLFEGVPPLKLEQVSSRAASLVTHVTYRVLS; this is translated from the coding sequence ATGACTGAAGGTATGGGCAGGGTGGTCTGCGACATCACCGTCACAGCCGACGGATACTCGGCCGGGCTCAACCAGACTGAACAGCGCCCGTTCGGCGACGACGGCGGCGACGGTTCCGGTGACGGACTGCACGGCTGGATGTTCAAAACTCCCGACGAAAATCGGACGGAGATCGACCGGATCGTTGCCGCCAAGGCATTCATCATGGGCCGCAACATGTTCGGCCCGGTGCGAGGTGAGTGGAACCGGCAGTGGAACGGCTGGTGGGGCGATGATCCGCCGTTCCACGCCCCGGTATTCGTGCTCACGCACCACGCGCGCGAACCGCAACCGATGGACGGCGGCACCACGTACCACTTCGTTACGGACGGCATTGAGTCGGCGCTGGCCCAGGCGCGCGCGGTGGCCGGCGACGACGATGTGGCGATCGGGGGCGGCGCGACCACGATCAACCAGTACCTCGCAGCCGGCCTGATCGACGAGCTGCGCCTGCACATTGCGCCGCTCACGTTCGGCGCCGGCACCCGGCTGTTCGAGGGCGTCCCGCCGCTGAAGCTTGAGCAGGTGAGTTCGCGGGCAGCGTCACTGGTCACGCACGTGACCTACCGCGTGCTGTCCTGA
- a CDS encoding aspartate aminotransferase family protein — MKTWSEPPGTQATEHVMNLDDLVFHPWAVQGPREVPTLIGGSGSHVFDADGRRYLDFSSQLVFTNLGHQHPRIVAAIKEQADRLCTLAPGHASDVRGEAARLIVEVAPEHLGHVLFTTGGTEAIEHAVRMARLYTGRPKVLAAYRSYHGSTSTSIHLTGDPRRWASDTGAAGAVHFFGPFLYRSAFGSQTPEEECERALAHLGQVILLEGPSTIAGLVLESVIGSSGVIVPPPGYLRGVRELCDRHGIVYIADEVMVGFCRTGAWFGVDHDGVAPDLLAFAKGVNSGYVPLGGVLVSDTIYEMFTKRPYPAGMTYSGHPLACAAAVGAITAMHEEDTAAAAARLGADVLGPALRQLAEKHESVGDVRGIGGLWSLELVRDRQTKEPLVPAGASPADNAPMVAVAKACLNRGLLPLVQGNRVNVAPPLNVTGPDAAAGLAILDEALSVADAYLS, encoded by the coding sequence GTGAAGACGTGGAGTGAACCGCCCGGCACTCAAGCAACGGAGCATGTCATGAATCTCGACGATCTGGTCTTCCACCCTTGGGCCGTGCAGGGGCCGCGCGAGGTGCCGACGCTGATCGGCGGGTCAGGCAGCCACGTCTTCGACGCCGACGGACGGCGCTACCTGGACTTCAGTTCGCAGCTGGTGTTCACCAACCTCGGCCACCAGCATCCCCGCATCGTCGCTGCGATCAAGGAGCAAGCTGACCGCTTGTGCACCCTCGCACCCGGCCACGCATCCGATGTCCGGGGTGAGGCAGCGCGGCTGATAGTGGAGGTCGCACCGGAGCATCTCGGGCACGTGCTGTTCACCACCGGCGGGACAGAGGCCATCGAGCATGCGGTGCGGATGGCGCGTCTTTACACGGGACGGCCCAAGGTGCTCGCCGCTTACCGCTCCTATCATGGCTCGACCAGCACATCGATCCACCTCACGGGCGACCCGCGCCGCTGGGCCTCGGACACGGGGGCGGCGGGCGCTGTCCATTTCTTTGGCCCTTTCCTGTACCGGTCGGCCTTCGGATCCCAGACGCCGGAGGAAGAGTGCGAGCGGGCGCTGGCCCATCTTGGGCAGGTGATCCTTTTGGAAGGCCCGTCGACCATCGCCGGCCTGGTCCTGGAATCGGTCATCGGCAGTTCGGGTGTCATCGTGCCGCCACCCGGGTACCTGCGCGGGGTTCGCGAGTTGTGCGACCGCCACGGCATCGTTTACATCGCCGACGAGGTGATGGTTGGCTTCTGCCGCACGGGAGCCTGGTTCGGCGTGGACCACGATGGTGTGGCACCCGACCTGCTGGCGTTCGCGAAGGGTGTTAACTCCGGGTACGTTCCGCTGGGCGGTGTGCTGGTCAGTGACACGATCTATGAGATGTTCACCAAACGCCCCTACCCGGCGGGCATGACGTACAGCGGCCACCCTCTGGCCTGCGCAGCAGCCGTCGGCGCCATCACCGCCATGCACGAGGAAGACACCGCCGCGGCAGCTGCCCGCCTCGGCGCGGATGTCCTTGGACCAGCACTCAGGCAGCTTGCCGAGAAGCACGAGTCCGTCGGGGATGTGCGGGGCATCGGAGGCCTCTGGAGCCTGGAGCTGGTCCGCGACCGGCAGACGAAAGAGCCCCTCGTGCCCGCAGGAGCCTCACCCGCTGACAACGCGCCGATGGTTGCCGTCGCCAAGGCGTGCCTGAACAGGGGGCTTTTGCCGCTGGTGCAGGGCAACCGTGTCAATGTCGCTCCACCCCTCAACGTGACCGGCCCTGATGCGGCCGCGGGCCTGGCTATCCTGGACGAGGCACTGTCTGTGGCCGACGCGTACCTGAGCTAA
- a CDS encoding dihydrofolate reductase family protein produces the protein MGEATAETSSADLMVDLIISLDGYASAEGWPGWWGLEGPEYLGWLEQEGEKGYTFLLGANTYRVMSSMSGEAAAEGSGFSKDEGAALTGLEAVPKVVFSSTLQAPLTWPNSELVTGDAVEAVREMKRTGTRPLSTLGSLSLCRSLLTAGLVDRFRLVVFPVITGRTGRERIYDGYPDVALEMVDSRTFDGRLQLLEYAPTVLNGPPGSPT, from the coding sequence ATGGGCGAGGCAACGGCAGAGACGTCGTCAGCAGACCTGATGGTGGACCTCATCATTTCCCTGGACGGGTACGCCTCGGCCGAGGGGTGGCCGGGCTGGTGGGGTTTGGAAGGTCCGGAATACCTGGGCTGGCTCGAGCAGGAGGGGGAGAAGGGCTACACGTTCCTCCTGGGGGCGAACACGTATCGCGTGATGTCCAGCATGTCCGGGGAGGCCGCTGCCGAGGGCTCGGGATTCTCCAAGGATGAGGGAGCCGCCCTGACCGGCCTCGAGGCCGTGCCCAAGGTGGTCTTCTCCTCCACCCTGCAGGCACCCCTGACGTGGCCCAACTCGGAGCTGGTCACGGGCGACGCCGTCGAGGCTGTGAGGGAGATGAAACGGACCGGGACCAGGCCCTTGAGCACCCTTGGCAGCCTCAGCCTCTGCCGGTCGCTGCTGACTGCCGGCCTGGTGGACCGCTTCCGGTTGGTCGTCTTCCCGGTGATCACGGGCCGCACCGGCAGGGAACGGATCTACGATGGCTATCCGGACGTCGCGCTCGAGATGGTTGACAGCAGGACGTTCGACGGCCGGCTCCAGCTGCTCGAGTACGCCCCCACCGTGCTCAACGGGCCGCCAGGGAGTCCGACCTGA
- a CDS encoding DUF1876 domain-containing protein codes for MEEATTMQEKSWSVNIAIDEHEGQTRATARLRAGNRPELEGIGMARLNPADSDYPEIGDELATARALADLAHQLIEVTAADIEKVTKAPAHLRA; via the coding sequence ATGGAGGAGGCGACCACCATGCAAGAAAAAAGCTGGTCGGTGAACATCGCAATCGACGAACACGAAGGCCAGACGAGGGCCACGGCGCGATTGCGCGCCGGGAACAGGCCTGAACTGGAAGGTATCGGGATGGCCAGGCTGAACCCGGCAGACTCCGATTACCCCGAGATCGGGGATGAACTGGCGACGGCCCGCGCTCTGGCGGACCTGGCGCATCAGCTAATTGAGGTCACCGCGGCCGACATAGAGAAAGTCACCAAAGCCCCGGCACATCTGCGCGCTTAG